Proteins from one Choloepus didactylus isolate mChoDid1 chromosome 4, mChoDid1.pri, whole genome shotgun sequence genomic window:
- the LOC119532365 gene encoding chymase-like — MCLLPLLLLTFLLSPRAEAGEIINGKECKPHSRPYMAHLEIVTFQGYLATCGGFLIRRDFVLTAAHCAGRSITVTLGAHNITKKEDTWQKYKVAQQFCHPKYVTLQNDIMLLKLKKKAKLTLAVGVLPLPSQFNFIPPGTMCRVAGWGRTGIDEPGSDTLQEVKLRLMDPQNCSYFPHFNHDLQLCVGNPKETKSAFKGDSGGPILCAGVAQGIVSYGSHDAKPPAVFTRISHYRPWINQVLEEN, encoded by the exons ATgtgtcttcttcctcttctcctgctGACCTTTCTCCTGTCCCCCAGAGCTGAAGCTG GGGAGATCATCAATGGCAAAGAGTGCAAGCCACACTCCCGCCCCTACATGGCCCACCTGGAGATTGTCACCTTCCAGGGCTACCTGGCAACCTGCGGGGGTTTTCTGATAAGACGGGACTTTGTTCTGACGGCTGCTCACTGTGCAGGAAG GTCTATAACGGTCACCCTTGGAGCCCATAACATAACCAAGAAAGAAGACACATGGCAGAAGTACAAGGTGGCACAACAATTTTGTCATCCAAAATATGTTACCTTGCAGAATGACATCATGTTACTAAAG TTGAAGAAGAAAGCCAAACTGACCCTGGCCGTGGGTGTACTCCCTCTTCCGTCCCAATTCAACTTTATCCCGCCTGGGACGATGTGCCGGGTGGCTGGCTGGGGAAGGACAGGAATAGACGAACCAGGGTCAGACACTCTGCAAGAGGTGAAGCTGAGACTCATGGATCCCCAGAACTGCAGCTACTTTCCGCATTTTAACCACGATCTGCAGCTTTGCGTGGGCAACCCCAAGGAGACAAAATCTGCATTTAAG GGAGACTCTGGGGGCCCTATTCTGTGTGCCGGGGTGGCCCAGGGCATTGTCTCCTATGGAAGTCATGATGCAAAGCCTCCTGCTGTCTTCACCCGAATCTCCCATTACCGGCCCTGGATCAATCAGGTCCTGGAAGAGAACTAA